A single Dreissena polymorpha isolate Duluth1 chromosome 14, UMN_Dpol_1.0, whole genome shotgun sequence DNA region contains:
- the LOC127858843 gene encoding acyl-CoA:lysophosphatidylglycerol acyltransferase 1-like — protein MAGFKQLLYYTFRVLHMIVNNIMAIPAFTVWIILLSPLRKLQPSLYWQIERILFKAILSFVVMWTNSGGYKIIESGDDLATLHDKRVLLLVNHQSTADIPCVMSALLPKSNVIGQIMWIMDYILIYTNFGWVAFLHGDFFIQQGKEYRDSQLDLLKRHLLDVYLPTDKRWIVLFPEGGFLYKRRPRSQAFAEKNGHPVLNNVALPRIGAMNTIIDTLSGPAQKSADEPSRKLEWVVDMTLGYPKGEALDMPGICIGWWSPRNIHIHYRAYPIADIPVTCDAQQQWLYDRYTEKEALLEHFYLHHEFPDMSLQEKRNLPMMNQREVPFDRVWFLIAYAFYAVSAYVFWIYIYYPMWSLISSLVSYIF, from the exons ATGGCAGGATTCAAACAGTTGTTGTATTACACTTTTCGTGTGCTGCACATGATTGTGAACAATATCATGGCCATTCCTGCCTTTACTGTTTGGATTATTCTTCTTTCACCACTGAGGAAACTGCAACCTAGTTTGTACTGGCAGATAGAGAGAATTCTTTTCAAGGCAATCTTAAGTTTTGTGGTGATGTGGACGAATTCTGGGGGATATAAAA TCATAGAGTCAGGGGACGACCTTGCGACCCTGCATGATAAGCGAGTCCTGTTACTAGTCAACCACCAGTCCACGGCCGACATTCCGTGCGTGATGTCTGCATTGCTGCCAAAGTCGAATGTGATTGGACAGATCATGTGGATAATGGACTACATTTTAATCTACACCAACTTTGGCTGGGTCGCCTTTCTGCATGGGGATTTCTTTATACAGCAG GGAAAAGAATACAGGGATAGCCAACTTGATTTGCTCAAGCGACATTTGTTGGACGTGTATTTGCCGACAGACAAGCGCTGGATTGTACTTTTTCCTGAAGGGGGTTTTCTCTACAAGCGAAGACCAAGGAGTCAGGC TTTTGCAGAGAAGAATGGCCACCCAGTGCTGAACAATGTGGCCCTGCCAAGGATAGGAGCCATGAATACAATCATAGACACACTCTCAGGACCAGCACAGAAGTCTGCAG ACGAGCCCAGTAGGAAGCTAGAGTGGGTGGTGGACATGACCCTCGGGTACCCTAAAGGGGAGGCTCTCGACATGCCAGGTATATGCATCGGTTGGTGGTCGCCTAGAAACATACACATACACTACAGGGCGTATCCCATAGCAGACATTCCCGTAACGTGTGATGCTCAACAACAGTGGTTGTACGATCGATACACAGAGAAAGAAGCGCTCCTGGAGCATTTTTACCTGCATCATGAGTTTCCTGACATGTCTCTGCAAGAAAAAAGAAATCTGCCGATGATGAATCAACGTGAAGTTCCCTTTGATCGGGTCTGGTTCCTTATTGCCTATGCATTTTACGCAGTTTCAGCATATGTTTtctggatttatatttattaccCTATGTGGTCATTGATTTCTTCTCTAGTCAGCTATATTTTCtag